A genomic region of Oryza glaberrima chromosome 1, OglaRS2, whole genome shotgun sequence contains the following coding sequences:
- the LOC127768345 gene encoding aspartic proteinase CDR1-like, with translation GSPAGRHPRPRGGVGSVKFGGSTATAGSFPADGLVGLGGGAVSLVMQLGGAASLGRRFSYCLVPHSVNTSSALNFGALANVTEPGAASTPLVAGDVDTYYTVVLDSVKVGNKTVASAASSRIIVDSGTTLTFLDTALMGPLVDELSRRCSRRMGCCICATRWPGGRWKPERESQITSINISRSSSCSDNHSTYVERIVRYRNAKISCVTPANCK, from the coding sequence ggctcccccgccggccgccacccacGACCACGAGGCGGCGTGGGCAGCGTCAAGTTCGGCGGCTCCACCGCGACGGCCGGCTCGTTCCCGGCCGACGGGCTAGtcgggctcggcggcggcgcggtctcCCTCGTGATGCAGCTCGGTGGCGCGGCGTCGCTCGGCCGAAGATTCTCCTACTGCCTCGTCCCGCACTCCGTCAACACTTCATCGGCGCTCAACTTCGGCGCCCTCGCCAATGTCACCGAGCCCGGCGCGGCGAGcacgccgctcgtcgccggggACGTGGACACGTACTACACCGTGGTCCTCGACTCCGTCAAGGTCGGCAACAAGACCGTGGCATCGGCGGCGAGTTCGCGCATCATCGTGGACTCCGGTACGACGCTGACATTCCTCGACACAGCTCTGATGGGACCACTCGTCGACGAGCTCTCCCGCCGGTGCAGTCGCCGGATGGGCTGCTGCATCTGTGCTACGAGGTGGCCGGGCGGGAGGTGGAAGCCAGAGAGAGAATCACAAATCACATCGATAAACATCTCTAGAAGTTCATCTTGTTCAGATAATCACAGTACTTATGTAGAAAGGATAGTAAGATACAGAAATGCAAAAATAAGCTGTGTTACTCCTGCAAATTGCAAGTGA
- the LOC127759213 gene encoding cyclin-dependent protein kinase inhibitor SMR4-like, producing the protein MESKAEALAAAAAAAAAAASAASTGGGHACGGWETPKREECRIPATLPCPAAPRKAVPDFGKRRGPPKNGYFQPPDLEALFALAPRRQASSCA; encoded by the coding sequence ATGGAGAGCAAAGCAGAGGCGttggctgcggcggctgcggcggcggccgcggcagcatCGGCGGCTTCTACCGGAGGAGGACACGCGTGCGGCGGATGGGAGACGCCGAAGCGGGAGGAGTGCCGCATCCCGGCGACGCTGCCCTGCCCCGCGGCGCCGAGGAAGGCCGTGCCGGACTTCGGGAAGAGGCGCGGCCCGCCCAAGAACGGCTACTTCCAGCCCCCCGACCTCGAGGCCCTCTTCGcgctcgcgccgcgccgccaggcCTCCTCGTGCGCTTGA